Proteins encoded in a region of the Zea mays cultivar B73 chromosome 2, Zm-B73-REFERENCE-NAM-5.0, whole genome shotgun sequence genome:
- the LOC103649462 gene encoding LOW QUALITY PROTEIN: nodulin homeobox (The sequence of the model RefSeq protein was modified relative to this genomic sequence to represent the inferred CDS: inserted 1 base in 1 codon) encodes MDLDPASSSVDNFKTPELTKENGLQEDGIGESSMYDERQPKRRNRTLINNEQIDELEKALVDEPEMHXNPVLFQSWSEKLSLQGPEITASQLKNWLNNRKAKLARIAKERAENADKPSTPHPGESSESAGEDNYLPPAGVMTALSKGGSLLSRDSTEQMLQAELSPNTTMMVRPFTRSFSLEPGRLVSLVDSDGKEVGRGMIFQAPGKCPTESCVCVVDVVDLRTEKWRELPHPSEAFGWTFQEAEARNGGIIRVSWDAVRLFPVA; translated from the exons ATGGATCTTGATCCAGCATCCAGCAGCGTGGATAATTTCAAAACACCAGAACTTACAAAAGAAAATGGTCTCCAGGAGGATGGGATAGGAGAGAGTAGTATGTATGATGAGAGGCAACCTAAGAGAAGGAATCGTACCCTTATAAATAATGAGCAAATAGATGAATTAGAGAAGGCTCTAGTAGATGAGCCTGAGATGC AAAACCCTGTTCTATTTCAGAGTTGGTCAGAGAAGTTAAGTCTGCAG GGCCCAGAGATCACAGCATCACAACTTAAAAATTG GTTGAACAACCGGAAAGCTAAGCTTGCTCGCATTGCAAAAGAAAGGGCGGAGAATGCTGATAAACCATCTACTCCCCATCCCGGCGAGTCTTCAGAAAGTGCCGGGGAGGACAACTATCTACCCCCTGCAGGTGTGATGACTGCTCTATCCAAAGGTGGTAGCCTGTTGAGCCGGGACAGCACTGAGCAAATGTTGCAGGCAGAGCTATCCCCGAACACGACGATGATGGTCCGTCCATTCACGAGATCCTTCTCGCTGGAGCCCGGCCGCCTAGTTTCATTAGTCGATAGCGATGGGAAGGAGGTTGGCAGGGGCATGATCTTCCAAGCACCAGGGAAGTGCCCAACGGAGAGCTGCGTTTGCGTGGTTGATGTCGTTGATCTCAGGACCGAGAAGTGGAGGGAGCTCCCCCACCCTTCGGAGGCATTTGGGTGGACATTCCAGGAGGCGGAGGCGAGGAATGGTGGCATCATCAGGGTCTCTTGGGACGCCGTCAGGTTGTTCCCTGTAGCGTAG